The sequence TGGGCAATAAGTAAATTATATAGTATGTTGGAAGGCTACAGTTGAGATATGAAGCGAAGAGcctactcatcagaaaagaccatgatgctgggaaagattgagggcagcaggagaaggaggcaacagaggatgagatggttggatagcatcaccaactcaatggacatcagtttgagcaaactccgggagatagtgaaggacttagcaactgaacaaggatAACGGGGCTTGGGAGTTTGGGGCTGGGATCAGGGTGTAGGTTTCAGTCCTGAGCTGTTACCAAATACTACAGACTCTTTCTAGGTCACCTAGTTCCACTGTTGGCCCCGCCTCCATGGTGATCCTCCCTACTCTGGGGCCAGGTGCCACCCCAACAGCTCCATCTGCTTATTAGGCAGTCTGACTTTGATGTCTGGTCTCCACATGACTGGCATCAGTGTCATTCACATCTGAACCCTCTGCGGGCTGCCCTCACCCACCCACTCCTTCTTGTGTCATCACCCTCTATAGCTTCCGGGTTGCTGGGTTATTATACCAGTTTGGGTACATTTGCCCATTTGCCTTTCTCAGACATCTGGAATTCCTTCAGTCGATAAGGCCTGTGCTAGGACTGGGGACACAAACAATGAAGCTTGATTTCTGTCTTTGAGATGGCCATAGCCTGGTGTAAAGAAGTTCCTAGCAGTTACAAGATGTGCCAAGAGTTGTCTCAGCAGCTCCCTGTCTGCCTGCAgcagggaaggcttcccagacAGGAGGGCCTACGTGAACCCTGATGCATGAGAACTGGGAGTTTTGCAGACAGTCAAGAGGGGAGGAGCTCTCTGGAGGGGGGCTTTCCCTCAGTTACAGTCTGTCCCTCGAGGgcattctcttcttttactttgtaTTTCCCATCTGCCTAGCTGGGCATTAGCCAAGATTAGATGTTAATAATGCTACATAAATCATTTGACGCTCAGGGGGCAGTAAAATATGAAGCTTGACAGGTCAGATGAGGCCAGTTTTTGGAGGACTTCATGCCTAGGAGAGAAGTTTGGCTTTGATCCAGTCAGAGGTAAGATGAGCAAGGCCCAGGTGAGGGAGGACTTTGGGGGAAGGCATGTTTTCTGACCTCAAAGGGTCCACGTGTTCTGTTCCTGGTGAGAGCCCAGAGGCACTGACGGGGCAAGCGGGCCTGAGAGCGGACCACCGTGTGTGCTTCTGCGTTGGCATCAGTCACTCCAATGTCTTCACTGCAACCATACACAGATGACACAGCCAGCTCATGAACAGTGTAGGGAGCAGAACCTGTGCCCCATGCCGTGTGCTCCTGCCCTGGTTCTCTGCTGAGTACCAGCGGCAGTGGGATGCGTGGATGCATGGGTGGAAATGTTATGGGTGGAAGTGTTTAGTGGCAGTTAACATTGGGAGGTAACGGAAACATTGTTACAAGGGCAAGTTGATTGATCTAAAAGCCAGGAACCTTGGATTCCTTGGCTTTTGCATAAATCATAGAAATTACTGAGTGGGGAAAGATTTTGACAGTCCCTCTGGTTCTGAGACTAGGACTGTAGACAAGGGGCAGGGGAAAGGCCTGGCTAAGAACCcaggctctggaatcagactgCCTGTCTTCAGATCTCATTTCTCAGTTGTGACCTAAGGTCAATTATCTGATTTCTCAatataagcttcagtttccttggctgtaaaatggtgataaagGGATCTGTTGTAAGATTGTGTATGACAGGGCACGCTAATGTCATAACATGGTGTGACACCTGAGACAACATTGCTCTAatggaaatcttaaaaaaaaaaaaaaaacaaagccaaaagcaaagCTTGCATCTTGGGGTCTTAAGGACTGGCGAGAACTGGCCTATAGGAGCTGATTTAGGAGTCGTATAAAGCACTGCAATGTGTGAATGTGGAGAGCAAGGCATAGGGAGGATAGAGCTTTGGGGGCCAGTCTGCTTAGAAGGCTGGAGGAAGAgacagtcaatgaagcaaagcAAGCTTAGGATTCAAgatggaaaagactagaaaagTGCCAGGTCACTGAAACCGTGGAGGAGTGCACCAAAGAAGGGTATCTGTGCCACCTAGTCCAGGGCTGTGGGCAGGTGAAGTAGGGGATGGGGCAGAGACCCCGGGCTTGGTTGGGCAGAGCTGGACAGTCTAGCGTAGAGCTGGGGTGTCCTCTGTCCACCACTAGTAGTGCCATGTTCATGTCCTTATCTTTCAGGGGTAGATGTGATAAATGGGGCCCTGGAATCCGTCCTGTCCTCCAGTAGCCGTGAGCAGTGGACCCCAAGTCACGTCAGCGTGGCCCCTGCCACCCTCACCATCTTGCACCAGCAGGTAAAGATGTGGGTGGAGCAGGTATGGCAGGGCCCTGCCATGGAGGGGAAGGCCGGCAATGAGGGGAAGGGCCGCCAGGAAGATGGACGCACCCAGTGGAAGAGGGTCCGGCCATCCCTTTCTAACTGGTGCCCCTCCCCGCAGACGGAGGCAGTGCTGGGGGAGTGCCGGGTGCGCTTCCTGTCCTTCCTGGCCGTGGGCAGAGACGTCCACACGTTTGCATTCATCATGGCTGCCGGCCCAGCCTCCTTCTGCTGCCACATGTTCTGGTGCGAGCCCAATGCTGCCAGCCTCTCGGAGGCCGTGCAGGCTGCGTGCATGGTaagtggggagggtggtggagcGGTGGCGCCCAGCCCActtggggcaggctgcggcgtgACTGCGCCTCCTGCCTCTGCAGCTCCGCTACCAGAAGTGTCTGGACGCCCGCTCCCAAGCCTCCACCTCCTGCCTCCCAGCGCCCCCAGCCGAGTCCGTTGCCCGGCGTGTGGGGTGGACCGTCCGCCGGGGCGTTCAGTCGCTGTGGGGCTCCCTCAAGCCTAAACGGCTGGGGGCCCATACCCCCTGAAGCCGTCCATGCTCCCTCCACCTGCTTGCATTGGGCCCCAGGAAACTcaagggtgtggggtggggaggggccctgCAGGCTATTATTGGACTTCAGGTCCCCCACCCAAGAGCTGCCCTCCCCAGTAGCTGGGGTTCCTCACCTGGGGGCTGGGAAGGGAGATCTAATTCTGCAAGTGACAATATTGGATTGAgagaagaggagcaggaagaggaagcAAGGCCAGCCCCAGCTCTCCATCCCCACGTTTCAGGTGGAGCAGGAGGAACTGGTCGAGGCCAGGCCCCATCTTCATAGGATCCTGCTGGGgcagaaggggggggggggggggttggtccAGGCATGGGTCCTCTCCCCTCTGTCCTGCGGGCACCTCTGCTGTACTGATATCACTAATAAAGTCTGCCCTGCTGAGCTGTGTGCTTTTCTGTGCCCGCAACACACCATCACTCCAAGAACCCTCCTCCTTCCGTTAGGATCTTGTTCCTGGGGCTCCCTTGCCCTCCCCAcctcaaaaaaagaaactgggaCAGTCACAGCAGGGTCTCGAGTCCAAGTCCCTGGTATTTATTTTAACAGCCTGGCAgccaggcagcagcagcagtacaggGTTCCCGGCTGACCAGCACAGGCCTGGAGCGACAGCTTCTGTCTGCTCTGCCCAGGTCAGTGCCAACTTAGACCCCTGCTCCCTGGCCGCAGAAGgacagcagcctcagagcagccaaCCCCCCTCCCGTATTTTGCTGACCAGCTCCAGGAAAGGAGGTCTTGTTTTCGAGGTGTGCTTGGGCCCAGAGATTGGCCCTTCCACCAGACGTTCTTCTCCTCGCAGTGGTCCTCTGGggttttcacttctttccttccaCAAGCACTCTCCCGCTTCTGGGTCCCAGGCGGGGTGTTAGCACAGCAGGGGCCTGGACCACAGGCCCTGGACATCGGGGAGGCTCGCATCCGGCACCAGGTGGCGACACAGGGCAGGGCTGTCTGCACGGGCGGAGAGCTGCGCGCACAGGGTGGCGAGGCGGCAGGGCGCGCCGCAGGGCTCCGAGGGCGGGTGGCCCTTATGGTAGAGAAACCAGAAGGTCTGGAAGAGCTGTGTGTCCCTCCGCATGCGGTACACCAGGTCGTGCCAGGCGGTGGGCAGCGCATTGGGCAGCCCGTAGGTTTCCCGAGCCCGATAGAGGAGGTGCCAGTGCGGCGTGGCTCCAGGCTCATTGGCCTCGGTCAGATTCAGGATGTAGGTCTCGTGGTCCAGGACCACGTGAGAACTCCCGGAGTAGTTGCCGTCTATTTGGTAGACGCGGTACCCTGCGAGGAGGGAGGGCTGACTGGACACGGAGACGGCAAGGCCACTCCAGCAGGGAGGCGCAGCCTGTCCCCCGGGGGGCCCTGGCTCCAGCTCGCCTTCCTCTCTCCCAACCACCTCTTTCATCCCAACAGTTTGCTTCCGCCTCACTCACCAGGATTAAGGCCGATGTAGGTGGTGGCACTGGGCGCCAGGAAGGCTACAGACAGCGGCCGGCTGAGGGTCTCTTCGTCATAGAAGACCTCAAACTCATCCACGTGGGTGTGACCGAAGAACTGACCAGCCAAGGTGTTCTCATACCTGGCCAGAAGACACAAATCACATTCAGAAGATTCTAGTGAGGGGGAGAAGAGGATCTGACAGGAGAGGGTGCTTTCTTTGTCCATCCAGTTCAAGGATGTAGCCTCCCCACCCCATGGGGCAGTGGGGGATGGTGAGATGCCCGAGGGAATTTCTGACCTTTAGACTCTTGAAAACCACTCCTGCCTGTAACACACCTCCCTCCTACCTCTCCACAATTCTGTAATAATTCCAGCTCCAGCTCTTCAGGCAGTGCCCTGGGGGAATGTGGCCAATTATGTGCACCTGTGGGGAGGGTTAAGGAAGGTTTTCAGGAGAAGAGGGGTCCAGGCAGCTCTAGCTAGGATAGCAGGTGTTCATGTCTCCAACAAGGGCTGGCATTCCTGGCCAGAGAGAGGGGGAGCAAGTGAAAGGACTTTCTAAGGGTGACAGCTGAGCTGAATCCCCAGGGAACACTGTTGTTGTGAGTGCCAGAAAAACAGAGCTTCTCTGCCTGCTAGTCCTCCAGCACCAGACAGGAGTCTGCTTGGGAAGGGCCTGctcttccctcccatcccccgGCACCTGCCCACCTGCTGGGTTCCCACCACCCTCTCACTTTGTCTCCCCGGTCCTCAGCGGCCTGAAGCTCCCCCACCAGCCACTGGAGCTGTCCAGCAGGATCTGTGGAGTTGATCAAGAGCCAGAAGTTCTCACGGGAACAAAAATTCATGTTGAGAGAGATGAGGCGGAGGCCAGGGCGTGGGGAAAGGGCATAGAACCCTCCAATTCTGAAACAAAGTGAATACGGGTCAGCATGCATTCATATGGCCCTATGTGCCTAGTCCTGTGCAGGAACTTGGGTGAAGGAAAGAGGCACCCAGGATGATCCCTACTCTCATGCTCACATTCTGGCTGAAGGTCAGACAGCACTGACTAGAGGGCCTGTGAGACCGGAGAGTGGCTCAGAGGACTAGAGGCTCTAGGAGCTCAGAGGAGACAGAAAGTGGCCTAGAACAGGAAGCCAAGGTCGTCCAGAGAGAAGAGGGCCTGGACCTACCTAGGTGAGCTGGAAAAATTGGGATTTAAAGGGGGAAGGCATCTTAGAGAGGGCCAACATGAGCAAACACATAGACTGCCATGCAGAAGGGGAGCTGCTAGCCCTGTGAAGGAGGGTGCCTGGAGATAAGGGTGGAAATGGAAAGTGGGGTCAGACTGGGAGAGGAGTGAAGCGAGCTGAGGGCTCAGGCAGAGCACTCATGCATAATGCCAGTTCCCCACTCCCTTCGCTTTCATGcatctttctcctccctccctgggtTTCCGTGGGTCTCAAATACCTGAGGGTGTAAAGGGCTTCAGCCGGCAGCCAGGGCTCCCACGCCTTGGCCATTGCCTCATAGAGCCATTGGGAAGACTGGTTGCCCTTTATGAAGGGGGGAGGGAAGCCGTTGACGGGTGTGCTCTCGTGGTTGCCCACAGCAGGGTACACTGGCACAGGCCCCAGGAACTTCTTCACAAGGGCTGTGATGGTGGTCAGCGCCCGCAGCTGGTCCTGACGAGACTGCTGCCAGACGTTGTGAGCAGGGATGTCGCCTGTCCAGTACACCATATCAAAAGGGCCGGCGGGGCCCAGCCCAGCCAACAGGCTCTCCAGGGTTCGCAGGGGCAGGTCACACTTGCTGTACTCGCCCCAGTACCCAGCACCGGGCTGGGAGGCAGGCGGTTGGCCAGAATCCTGGCGGCAACACAGTGGGTTCTCACAGTTGGGGTCTGTGCCCTCCAGGTAGTCGTGATCCCAGTGCAGGTCAGTGAGGAAGAGGACGCGGCTGACAGGggtccctggggctgggggcttgGGTGGCTGGGGGGGCGGCTTTGGCACGGCCGGCAGAGAGATGTTCCAAGAGGAGAAGATGTCCCAGTGCCCGCAGGAAGAGCCCAGCAGCAGACCACAGGCCTCCGATGGGCTCAGCACTGAGCGTGTCCACACCTCCACCATGTCGTCCTCGAAGAGATGGACAGCTGACTGGCACACGGCAGGCGGCGCGATCTTCAGCAGTATGCACAGCTTGATGGCCACGGAGCCCACCCAGGCCACACTGCCCTGAGTCTGCCATGGGAAAACCAGTGGTGAGGAGTGAGAGACAGAGTTGAGGGAACAGGCCAACCCTGGATATGAAAGACCCTTTGGGCTTCCATACCCACAGTGGGGCTGGAACAGACTCCACCATGGTGAAGAGATAGCAGTTCACACCTGTCTCCCACAGACATTGCCCTGTGACTCAAGCAGCACCAGGCCAGCACTTCCTTTTAAGCTCAGTGGCAGTTCAGGCCTTTGCTTGCCCGGCTGACTTTCTCAGACACTGTCTGCTGAGGGCCCTGAAATTTGGACTGGACAGAATGACAGCCTGACTAGGATTTGGGGACACACGTGAGGATAGGACCTTGATTTCCCAAGGAaaactcccctcctcccccccaccAACCAGCGCTCATCATAACCCTATGAGGGACAGTCAAGGCAGCCCAGACCCAACCAGTCCCACATCTCTGGATACTCCTTTATTCAGGTTCCCTTTTGGGTAATAGCTAGCCCTAGGCATGGTGGTGCTAGGTGTAAGGTGGAAGGGATTCAGTCAGGCACACCAAACTGGGAGGCCCGCCCTCACCAGCTGCTGGCCCTCCTACAAGTGACTTCAGCTCTGGGGCCTCTATTCATTTGTAAAGCAGAGAGAACAGTAATGAAACCACCTAGCAGGCTACATTTAACCTGTATAAAAGGGCTAGCACAGTGCCCAGCATTAAACTTGCACTATTTCCTTACTTCACAAGGTCAcagtggaggtggaggtggtggtgtgcAGCCAAAGCGTAAATTCAGCAAAGTCTTGTGGAAGACAGCCTCTCCGTCAGGGATGCTCTTGGAAACCCCAGAGCACCGGCCTTAGCCCCAGCCCCTACGCCCAGCTACGCCTGCCTTTCTGGCCTGTCTCCCAGCAGCCCCTGTAGCGCTCACCCTCAGCCCGAAGTCGATGGCGGTGAACAGTCCTTTGCAGGTTGGGCAGGTGAGGTTCCACCAGCCAAAGGCCTCCCGGAGCTGGGGCGCTATGCGAATGAACTTGGCGGGATGGCCTTGGGCAGGAAGAGGGTGGGCCTTCACAGGGGACCAGAGGACCAGGGAGTCGGGCAGCGCCAGCGCCAGCGCCAAGGCCAACCACAGGAAACTCAGGCAGGGGGCCCCCAAGGACCTGTCCGATGCCCGCTCCCGGCCCGACCTGGGGCGGCCCTGGCCGGGAGACACTCCAGGGCGGGGCATCGCCCGGCTTCTTAAACCAGGCTGGTTCGCCTGCCCGGCCCCGGCTGGTGTAGGCCCCAGTAGGCTCTCGGGATCCCAGGCGGTGCCAGGGACACCGATTACCCGCCCCGCGCAGTCGGCTGACTGCTCGGAGAAAAGCCACAAAGCAGCTCCACCCCTTCCTCTTTCTGGGTTCCGCAGCAGCTGATCGCGGTGGCTGGAAGCCAGGGCGCAGCTAGGGAGGCGGAGTAGACGCGGAGTGGGCGGGGCGCGCCTGGGACCTGCCCAGGCTCCCGCCTGCGATCCCACCCCGGCCCGGACGGCGGGGGGAGGCCGCTGTCGCCGCCCAGCCCCTGAAGGAGCCCATCTAGTGTGGATGCTGAGAGGCTCCTCCGAGGCCCCTTAGGCAACTCCTCTCACTCAAATTCCTGGAATAGCTAACTGCCAGGCCCACCGGGCTTTAAACTCGAAGCGGAGAGGGCAAGAGCTGGTGTTGGTGGCGGGGAGCACAGTGAGGCAGGGATGCTTACACTGTCTGTTACCCCTCTGCCCAGAAGGTGCCAATCCTCAGTTTCCTGTGTTCTGCCACTAGTCCCTGCACCCGTGAGTCGCCCTGTTTTTAGTCGCCCTATCTCAGACTTCTCTAAGCGGAAGGGACCCTAGGCTTACCCATGCCTTCATTATATGTTTGAGGAAACGCAGGCTCAGAGATGGTAAAGTGGCTAGTTGAGttgagttgagttcagtcgctcagtcgtgtccgactcattttCAGTAACATGGATGcatctagagattattatactaaatgaagtagCTCAGAAAGACACGACAATCTGTGGCTAAGAACAGATTAAAGACCATACACCCAGGAACATGAATTAGAACTTGGGTCTTCCACCTTCCTGTATCCTTCATGGTGAAAGCTATCATTTACCGGTGCTATAGGATGTCCCAGGCACTGAAACAGGCATTTTATAATGACTAATCCTCAGTTCTAGCAACAACTCTAAAAAGTTAGTATAATactgttattatctccattttacagatggggaaactgaggcacggggTAGTTAAGTGGCAGAATAGTGATTAAAACCTGAACTGTATCTCAGTGCTTCTCCAGATCCACAGAACTATCAAGTTCCTGTCAGTTCTTGCCTTtgagaaatttttctttaaaaaaaaaaattcatttatttttatttttggttgtgctgggcttTATTTAGTTGTGGCAAGTTGGGGCTACTCTTTGATGTGGTGCTCAGGCTCTAGGCCCAccggcttcagcagttgcagcacacagattcGGTAGTTTTGGCTCATGGACTCTAGAGAGTAGGTTTGGTAGTTGTGGCCCTTTAGCCCagttgctctgctgcatgtggaatccttctagaccagagattgaacacgtgtcccctgcattagcaggtggattcctatccactgtaccaccagcgAAGTCTTGAGAATTTTTTTCCAAGTGACCCTTGCCCCCAAGTTCTATGAGCATCATATCAGATAGAGTAATTATAGTAGGAAATATATTTGGTCTTGTGTccagtttctggcacagagctcctgaaactttttgaattttctgataggagtgtcttttgttatttttacaaGCCCTTTTCAATCACACCTGAATTTATGTCAATAGGTGAATTAAGGTGGGGCCCCTAATTAGCCTCAGGATGGGGCTGATCACTGGGAAGAACTAGTGATCAGAGTGAGATGTTTTGGTCTCACTCTCAGTCTCCAGGTTGGGGAAGAGGGCTGGGGGTTGAGCTCTATAAAAACTCTCAGAgtgcttctgggttggtgaacatcGAGGTGTTGAGAGGATGGTATACCTGCAGAGGGCATGGAAGTTTTGTGGCGGTCCCCCTCACATGCTTTGCCctgtgtgtctctttcatttGGCCACTCCTCCATTGTACTCTCAGTATTAATCAGAACATGTAAGAAGGTATTTTGCTGAGTTCTGGAAACTgttctagcaaattatcaaacctgAGTAGAGGGTCATAGAATCCTAGAATTCACAGCTGGTTGGTCATAAGTATAAGTGGCAATCTGAGACATTTTGTAAGCAGGTAGGGAAGGGGGTCCCCAGAAGGAAAGAATCAGATATAGCTTTTAGACGTAAGAGAAGCCATTTTAGGCCTAAGCCATTTTGTGCTCTAGTCTCACACAACGTCTGCCCCTGAACAGGgcttgtgctgtgtgctaagttgtgtgcaactgtttgtgaccccatggactgtagtccaccaggctcctctgtccatagagattctccaggcaagaacactggagtggattgccatttccttctccaggggatcttcttgacccagggattgactgcatgtctcctgcattgacaggtggattctttacctgctgagccacttgggaagtctcCAATAAAgatcttaagggaaaaaaaaaaaaaacaccagactTCAAGCAAGAGAAGTAACCAAAGCAAGGGTAATAAACCAGTTGTAAAGACTTCCAGTTCTGTTTCAATGGTAAATGTTAGCCTGAAGCACTTTCTTGAGCTGTTTTTTAGAATTTAAACCCTTTCTGTGAGTGAGTACCCAATTCCTAGATGAACTGGAACCTAAATGATGCTGTTGCTGACTTTTTCTGACCCTTGGGACTTCAATCAACTAAAGCTGGAACTCTGTCATGCTCTGCTTCTATTCCCTGCAGAATTCTCCTGCTCAAGCCCCTTCTTGTATATGTATGCAtccttagcttaaaacttccccaatttTGCTGTTTAGGGAGATACTACTTTGGGAATGATTCCTGATGTTCATCTTACTTGTTAcaagtaataatttttttttctcctaatctcTGTCTCCTTTGTATCTTTTGGCTTGACACCCAGGAAGAGCTGAACTGAGTTTTCTGGTAACATTGTGACTGGCTACGTTTCAGGAAGGActtgagagtgggctcttgtctaacactctgAAAAGAACTGTTGGAGGAAACACAGGTACTGACAAAACAAGacggggtgggaaggggtgggaaggggtggagagCAGCAGGATAAGGGAactcaggagaactgctctgccacgtggcccACCATCTCACTTTATGGTAATTGGGTTactttccaggttgtctctgccCAATCATTCtcactcagggtcttttctggtggCATGCGCATCCCtgagccaagatggattccattGAGAAGAATTCTGGGAGATTGGTAGGACATTTGGACTGGAGTCTCTTCTCTCCCTTTGACCTTTCTTGAATTCTAattggtggtagcttgttagttcttctttccttaccaggacctcctgttgttaAGATAACTCATGCAAGGGGCTACTACCTTGCCTGGCCAGGGCAGGTGATTTCAGTCAGTGTTTCCCTAACATCTGGAGTGGGGACAACCTTCTGGGACTGACCTGTTTAATTTGTGGGCTCTGATCCTAACTCCAGGTAGATAGTATTATAATTTAGTTGAATTGTTGTAAAATTAGTTGGTGTTGGAGAATTAGTTGGTGTCAGAGAAAACTCTTCCAGAATTGGTGTCAGAAGTACAATTTGCTAGCTTGGCTCTAGCTCATGGAATCTTGTGATCCAGGAAGAGATAGAATGGAAGAGCGGGGGATGAGGAACCTTAGATTTCTGAGTGGCCACATAGTCACTCATGGTATGAAACAGCAGCTGTGCTGTAATCAATTACCAAAGGTAAATTTTACCAATGACATTTAGAGAGACATCCAACTCCTGGGGCATTGATCACTAGAATCTCGAGGAAATGGGAACTAGTAAGAAAAAAGCAAACTATACAATCTCTTGTTTATTGATATCTGTAGTAGCTAAAATGAAATAAGAGAGAGTGCTGGATTGGACCTTGATTGATTTGAGCTTCAGCAACTGCCCCAAAGCTACCAGCAAAGGGAAAATATTATGTGGGGACAACAGAGAGTAAGACTCTGGTCACCAAGAAGATAGTCTGTGTTGGGAGAAGACAAAACCAAGAAACTACTAAAACCAGGGGATATAATGTGAAggagttgttttattttaaagattagtATCATCAGCTTCTTAAATAGCCTTCAATGAAATGCATTGTGAGAAAGACTAATTTGGGGATAGTATTCTTTAAATGCTACAGAATGAAAGAGCATGTTTAGGTAGATACAGGACCTATAGCTTACTATGGAACAATCACCAGTGGTTATACATGATCCAGACACACAGAAAGTTGTTCCTGAGGAAATGGCCGGCCTGCTGGATTGGATAAAAGCCACTGTAATGTTTGTTTACCCTGGTAAGGTTAACCATTCAGCAACCCCCGTTAAATGTCAAATAGAATACTTCAGATAAAGAAGCTGATCTGCTTTATGTGCAGGCCATGTGGAATGGATTTTACGATGACCAGGATATTCACTCCCTTGATCTTGAGTGACCTCGGCCTGCAGCAGCTTAAAGTGGGCCTTtggttcccagccagagattgaGGTCGGGTCGCAGTGGTAagagcactgaatcctaaccactagaccagtgatcagtgacaaggccctggctcTTCAGCTTTGCAGAGAAGAATTCCCACAAAAATGGAAAGTAGTGAAACCAGTAAAGTATTTATTAGGGGGGGAAAAGTACAGTACAGGAGGATAGACACCTGAGAGGACTTGCAGAGTCTCTGAGTTGCACCCTCGTGacagtttgaattacttttatggggcatttcttctgggtttcctttggccaatcatttcaATTTGACTGGTTCTGAGTCCGTATTTGGTTTACCTCAGGAGTCTCCCATATGTGCATATTCATCTCtttgccaagatggattctagtaAAGAGACTAATGGGTAATTGGCATTACTTACTGTGAAGTgacatcccctccctttttgacctccaaggagcctttctgtgcaTATGTAGTTGGGGAGGTCTCCTTGACttcgagaatgagaaatatgtggtcttttatctCTTACCTGGGCAGGGCCCAGATTCCTCCATCATCCTGTTTTCATGGAGTTTCTGTCCATAGAAGGTAAAGTATTCAGCCAGCAGCCCATCCATGCCCTGCCTCACCCTGACTACGCCCAGTACCCAGGACACGGTAAATGCTAAGGTTAAGCAGGCTCCTTTTGCATGGACACCACTGTTGCATTGACGCCCCATGTAACTTTACTGCTACATAATCAGTCACCAGTCCAAGAATTCTTATTGGATCCGTTGTCTTCCCTTCTCATCCATCTTACAGATGCTAATAAAAACATTATATTAATTAACAGGAGAATGGGGAGATGCGGATGGGAGAATCGAGGGACTCATCCCAACGGGTGGATATCTTTAGATGGTTATCAAGAAAGGGAGTTCAAGTAGCCCCATTTCTCCTTACCTGTTTCTGCTCTGAGTCTCTGTCCTTACTTACAGAGGACACTGATGACCCTTAGGGCCCACATTCTATCTGTTCTCCAAGACCTTATTTTCTAAGGTCTTATAAGCAAaaaatgttgtatatatatatatatcattccaGATCTACAAGGTTCATGTATCGCAGTTGCCTGCATAGTTAAGAAGCAGAGCTAAAGAATAATTTCAATGAGTCcatattcttgcatcttcccatacatggaaaagaatgaaaataacttgAAATACCTGTTCTTTGTGATTAGCAGAACTTTTGATGTTCAACCAAATGTCTATTTTCCCAGCAAAAACCTCATATGTATTCTTATTCCTCCCtaacctctttggagcagttcctcagaatTATTTGAGACTCTGACTCCTGCGCTATAGCTCTCAGTTTAGTCAGTtcagcccctcagtcgtgtccgactctttgcgaccccatggactgcagcacaccaggcttccctgtccatcacca comes from Dama dama isolate Ldn47 chromosome 1, ASM3311817v1, whole genome shotgun sequence and encodes:
- the SMPD1 gene encoding sphingomyelin phosphodiesterase, which codes for MPRPGVSPGQGRPRSGRERASDRSLGAPCLSFLWLALALALALPDSLVLWSPVKAHPLPAQGHPAKFIRIAPQLREAFGWWNLTCPTCKGLFTAIDFGLRTQGSVAWVGSVAIKLCILLKIAPPAVCQSAVHLFEDDMVEVWTRSVLSPSEACGLLLGSSCGHWDIFSSWNISLPAVPKPPPQPPKPPAPGTPVSRVLFLTDLHWDHDYLEGTDPNCENPLCCRQDSGQPPASQPGAGYWGEYSKCDLPLRTLESLLAGLGPAGPFDMVYWTGDIPAHNVWQQSRQDQLRALTTITALVKKFLGPVPVYPAVGNHESTPVNGFPPPFIKGNQSSQWLYEAMAKAWEPWLPAEALYTLRIGGFYALSPRPGLRLISLNMNFCSRENFWLLINSTDPAGQLQWLVGELQAAEDRGDKVHIIGHIPPGHCLKSWSWNYYRIVERYENTLAGQFFGHTHVDEFEVFYDEETLSRPLSVAFLAPSATTYIGLNPGYRVYQIDGNYSGSSHVVLDHETYILNLTEANEPGATPHWHLLYRARETYGLPNALPTAWHDLVYRMRRDTQLFQTFWFLYHKGHPPSEPCGAPCRLATLCAQLSARADSPALCRHLVPDASLPDVQGLWSRPLLC